The following is a genomic window from Amycolatopsis cihanbeyliensis.
TGCTCAATGACGGCAGCTCGGTACCGGTCTCGACCGTGGTCATCGGGCGATCCTCCAGCCAGGCAACGTCAGTTCCTCGTCCACACGAAGGAAAGTCACTTCGACAGGGAGTCCGATCCGGACCTCGTCGGGATCGGCGTCGACCAGCTCGCCGAGCATCCGCACCCCCTCGTCCAGCTCGACCAGCGCCACCACGAAAGGCAGCTTCTTGCCGGGAACCCGCGGGTGGTGATGCACCACGTAGCTGTAGACGGTCCCGCTTCCGGCGGCGACCACGTAGTCGGGCACCGCCGAGAGGTCGCCGTCCGGCGGCATCGGACCGGGTGGATGCCGCAAGGTGGAGCCCCAACGCTGGATGCGCAGTTCACCTTTCCTGGTGCCCTCCCAGAAGAACTCGGTGTCCCTGCTGATCACCGGGCGCAACACGGCGGTGTGGTCGGCTTCCTCGGCCGGTGGCTCGGCCCCCGGCGGGCGGAACTTGAGTACCCGGAACATCATCTCGGCGACCAGCTCCTCGCCGACGTACCAGTTCGTCCGGGTGGTGACGAACCAGCCTTCGCCGAGACCGGTCCGCTTCGGGCCGACCACACTCTCCAGCCTGCCGGTGGCCGAGACCTGCTCGCCGTAGCGCAGGTAGCGGTGGTAGGTCTGCTCGGAGTTCGTGGCCACCACCGAGGTGAACCCGGCCTCGTCCAGCACCGAGATCATCGCGCCGAGCGGGTCGTCGGCGGCCCGCGTGCCGTGCAGGCCGTTCATCGTCCACACCTGCATCATGGCGGGTGGCGCGACCGGCTCCCCGTGCCCGGCCTCGCCTGCCGCGTCCGAATCGGTGTACACCGGGTTGGTATCGCCCATGGCTTCCACCCAGTTGTGCACCATCGCCGGGTTCACCGGGTCACGGCCCAGCCGCGGACGGGATTCCCCTTGCGCGGCAAGGCGTTCGGCCGCCGCTTCCACCGCGCCGGTCATCGCGGCACCCGGGGAAGTCCGAGGCCGGAGCTGGCGATCAGCTCGCGCTGGATCTCGTTCACACCGCCACCGAAGGTGAGCACCAGGTTGCGCCGGGCCTGGACGTCCAGCCAGTCCGCGAGCTCGGCCGTCTCCGGATCGGCCGGATCTCCGTGTCGTGCCACGACCTCCTCCAGAAGTCTCCCCACGTGTTGGATTCGCTCCGAACCGAAGACCTTGGTCGCCGAGGCGTCCGCCACCGCGACACCTCCCGTGGTCGATGCGGCCGCGACCTGCCAGTTGAGCAGTTCGTTGATCCGGGTCACCGCGAACGCCTCGGCCAGCGCCGCCCGCACGTCCGGCCGGTCGAGCAGGCGAGAACCGTCCGGGTCGGTCCGAGCCGCGGCCCAGGCCCGCACCCGGTCGTAGAGCCCGCCGATCCGGCCCGCCGGCCCGAGCATCACCCGCTCGTGGTTGAGCTGGGTGGTGATCAGCTTCCAGCCCTTGTTCTCCGTGCCGACCAGCATGTCCGCCGGAACACGGACATCGGAGTAGTAGGTGGCGTTCACATGGTGGGCGCCGTCGCAGGTGATGATCGGGGTCCAGGAGTAGCCGGGATCGCGGGTGTCCACGATGAGGATCGAGATGCCCCTGTGCTTCGGAGCCTGCGGGTCGGTGCGCACCGCCAGCCAGATGTAGTCGACGTCGTGGGCGCCGGTTGTGAAGATCTTCTGGCCGTTCACCACGTACTCCTCGCCCTCGCGCACCGCCGAGGTACGCAGCGCGGCGAGGTCGGTGCCCGCCTCCGGCTCGCTGTAGCCGATGGCGAAATGCACCTCCCCGGCCAGGATTTTCGGCAGGAACCGGGCTTTCTGCTCCGGCGTGCCGAAGGCCTGCAGGGTGGGGCCCACGGTCTGCAGGGTGACGGCGGGTAGTTGCACATCGGCACGGGCCGCCTCGTCGGCGAAGATGTGCTGCTCGATCTCGCCGAGGCCGAGGCCGCCGTACTCGGTGGGCCAGCCGACGCCGAGCCAGCCGTCCCTGCCCATCCGCCGGACAATCTCCCGGAACACCGGGCCGTGCCGCTCCCGCCGCATCCGCGCGCGTTCCGCATCGGAGATCAGCCCGGCGAAGTACGCCCTGAGCTCGGCTCGCAGTTCCCGTTGCGCCGCGGTCAGTTCGAGATACATCCCGCTCACCCCGCCACCAGCTCGCCAAGCCTGTCCAGCCGACCGCGGGCGCCGCCGACCTGCGTGGCGAGGTCCTTGGCCAGCGCGTAGTACCGGTGCAGTGGGTAGGTCACGTCCAGGCCGAGGCCACCGTGCAGGTGGTGGCAGGCGGCCAGTGCGCGGGGAGCCTCCTCGGCCAGCCAGTAGGCGGCGATCCCGAGGTCCGGCTCCGGATCGAGGCCGGTCCCGAGCCGCCACACGGCGGAGGTCGCGGCGAGATGCACCGTGCGGGCCGCCACGTACACATCGGCGACCTGCTGGGCCACCGCCTGGAAAGTGGCCAGCGGCCTGCCGAACTGTTCCCTGGCACCGACATGGTCGGTGGTCAGCCGCAGCGCCCCCGCCAGTACACCGTCGCCGAACGCGACCGCACCGGCCAGCGCGTACCGGTGCAGCACGGCGAGTGCCTCGCCCTTCCGCTCGGAGCCCAGCAGGTCGGCGTCCTCGACCGCGGCGCCGTCGAGACGCACCGTGTACCCGTTCCCGGTGGCCGGTACCAGGACCACCCCTTCGGCGGCCGGGCTCACCAGGAACACGCCGGTGCCGCCCGGCATCGTCGCCGGGACCAGGATGCGCGTCGCGGCCGAGGCGAAGGGCACGGCGATTTTCGTGCCGGAAAGCACCCAGCGCCCACCGGAACTGCTCGCGGTGGTGGCCGGGTGCTCGGTCAGCGGGGCGGAGGGTTCGTGCAGCGCGGCGGTGAGGAGTTCCTCACCGGCGGCGGCGCCGGGCAGCAGGTCCGCCCGCTGCCGGGGCGCCCCCAGCTTGTTCACCGGCAGCACACCGAGCGCCAGTGTGGCCAGTGCGGGTACCGGTGCCGCCGCCTTGCCGAGCTCGGTGAGCAGTACGGCGAGCTCCGCGACCCCGAGGTCGTCCCCACCGAGCTCGGCGGGAAGGGCAAGGGACAGCAGCCCGGCCTTGGCCAGTGCCCGCCACAGTTGCTCGTCGTACCCCTGCTCGCCGAGCGCCCGCTCGGCATCCAGCTCCTTGCCGAGGACCTCGGCGGCGAGGTCGGCGACCGCCCGCTGGTTCTCGTCGAGGGTGAAGTCCACACTCGCTCCTCGCTCCGACGCCGCAGCCAATACTGAAACTTGTTCTAGTCTTAACCACGGCGGCGGATCACGGCAAGTGCCATTCCCCCACCCGCCGCAAACCTACTCTAGAGTAGGTACACATGCGGCAGACCTTCCTCGCCCGCAGGGCGCTCGATCTGGCGATCACCGCCAACGCGCTCCGGCCCGTACGCGGGGCACGCGCGGCCGTACCCGCCTTCCTGGCCGGCATGGTCGCCACCGAACTGGCCCCGCAACTGCTCGCGCTGAACCTCGCCGACACCGCGACGCATGTGGCACGGCACGGGATCCGCGGCCGCGCGGACCGGGCGGGGCTCGCGCTGGCCGCCGCCTCGGCCGGCGGGCTCGGCGCCGCCATCCTCTCGGCCCAGCGGGCCCGGAGTGAGGTGGAGACCGCGCTGGCGGAAGCGCTCGGCCCCGGCTACGCCGACCGGCTCGGCCCACCACCGTCCCCGGCCGGGATCCGGCGGGATCGGGACATCGCCTACGCTCCTGGCGGCAAGCGGTTCCTGCTGGACGTGTACCGGCCGCGTGTACCGGATGATCGGCCCCGACCGGTGCTGCTGCAGGTGCACGGCGGGGCCTGGATGTACGGCAGCAAGGACCTCCAGGGGTTGCCGCTGATGGTGCATCTTGCCCGGCGCGGATGGGTCTGCGTGGCGATCAACTACCCGCTCGCCCCCGCCGCGCGCTGGCCGGCGCACATCGTGGCGGCGAAGCGGGCCGTGGCCTGGATCCGCGAACACATCGCCGGCTACGGCGGCGACCCGGGACGACTCGCGGTCACCGGCGGTTCGGCCGGCGGACACCTGGCGGCCCTGCTGGCGTTGACGGCGGGCGATTCCCGGTTCCAGCCCGGTTTCGCGGAGGTGGACACGAGCGTGCAGGCATGCGTGCCGCACTACGGGGTTTACGACTTCGCCGCGAGCAGCGGTTCCCGGGCGAGCGCGTTCCGGCTACGGTCCGTGCTGGCCCGGCGGGTCGTCGGCAAGGATCCGGACGAGTTCCGCGCGGAGTATCTCGCCGGCTCGCCACTGGATCGCGTCACCGCGGCCGCGCCGCCGTTCCTGGTGCTGCACGGTGAGCACGACTCCCTGGTCCCGGTCCGGGAGGCCAGGGAGTTCGCCAGGCGGTTGCGTGAGGTGTCCGCCAACCCGGTGGGCTACGCGGAGCTGTCCGGCGCCCAGCACGCCTTCGACCTGCTGCCCTCGATCCGCGGCGCCCATGTGATCCGGGGGGTCGCGCGCTTCCTGGAAGCCACCGTACGTCCACTCACGACCCCGGCTCGCGAGGAAGGCCGAGCAGTCGCTCCCCGGCCACGTTGAGCAGCACCTGCGTGGTGCCACCCGCGATACTCAGGCAGCGGGAGAGCAGGAACTCGTGCTGCACGGCCGAGCCGTCCCCCTCCGCCACCGCGCCGTCCGGACCGAGCAGGTCCAGCGCGACCTCGGCCACCGCCTGCCGCTGCCGGACCCCGGCCAGCTTGCGCACGCTGGACTCGGCATCCGCCTGCTGCCCGTCCAGCCGGCGCAGGGTGGCCCGCAGCCCGAGCATCGAACCCGCCGATCCCCCGGCGACCAGGCCGCCGAGCCGCTCCAGCAGTGCCGGGCCCGGCTCGGGCGGCGCCGCGCCGAGCAGGGCCTCGACGCCGTCGCCCACCGAGGAACCGCCGGCGAGGGCGACCCGCTCGCTGGCGAGGGTGGTGCGGGCGAGCCGCCAGCCGCCGTCGACCTCGCCGACCACGCAGTCGTCCGGGACGAACACCTCGTGCAGGAACACCTCGTTGAACACCGCCTCCCCGGTGATCTCCCGTAGCGGCCGCGCCTCGATCCCCGGTGAGCGCATGTCCACGAGGAAGTAGGTGATTCCCTTGTGCTTCGGCGCGTTCCGGTCGGTCCTGGCCAGGCAGATGGCCCAGTCCGCGGTATGGGCCAGCGAGGTCCATACCTTCTGACCGGTGAGCAGCCAGCCACCCTCGGCGCGGACCGCGGTGGTGCGCAGCGCGGCCAGGTCGGAGCCGGCTTCCGGCTCGCTGAACAGCTGGCACCAGGTGATCTCGCCGCGCAGCGTCGGGCCGACGAACCGCCGCTGCTGCGCGGGGGTGCCGTGCCGCAGGATCGTGGGTGCGGCCCAGGCACCGATCACCAGGTCCGGCCTGCGCACTCCCGCCCTGGTCAGCTCGGCTTCGATCACCAGCTGGCGCCCGGCGGGAGCGTCCAGCCCGTACGGCCGCGGCCAGTGCGGCATGAGGTACCCGGTCTCGACGAGGCGGGCACGCTGCCGCTGTGCCGGGAGGCCCGCGATCTCCTCGGCCACCGCCCGCGCCTGCTCGGTGACGCCGTCCTCGGCGTGGTCGCTGAGGTCCACCTCCAGCCCGCGCCGGGTACCGGCCAGCACCAGCTCGGCCGCCCGGCGACGCCAGCGCGCCGACCCGCCGAACAGCTGGCGCGTCGCCACCGCGCGCCGCAGGTAGAGGTGCGCATCATGCTCCCAGGTGAAGCCGATCCCACCGAGCACCTGGATACAGTCCTTGGCGTTGTCCACCGCGGCGTCCAGCGCGGAGGCCGCGGCCACGGCGGCCGCGAGGGCGTGCTGCCCCGCCGGGTCGGCGGCGGCGCGGGCGGCGTCCCAGGCCAGCGCCGCGGCCAGCTCCGCGCGACACAGCATCTCCGCGCACAGGTGCTTGACCGCCTGGAAGGAGCCGATCGGCCGGCCGAACTGCTCGCGCACCTTCGCGTACTCGGTCGCGGTGCGCACGCACCATCCGGCCACGCCGGCCGCCTCGGCCGCGGCCAGGGTGAGCGCCAGGTCACCGACCGTGGACCCCTCCAGGTCCGGGAGCAGGGCGTCCGGCGGCACCCGCACCTCGTCCAGCTCCACGAAACCCAGCTGCCGGGACACGTCCAGCCCGGGCGCCTCGGTGACGCGCACGCCGGGGCTGTCCGGCGGGAGCAGGAACCACTCCGGTCGCCCGTCCAGCTCGGCGGCGAGCAGCAGGTGGACGCCGGGCCGCGCGTCCAGGACCGGGCCGAGCCGCCCGCTCACCAGGAACCCGCCGTCGGGATGGACCGTCGCTCCCGCCCGCTCCTCGTAGACCACCGCGGCCCACGCGCTACCCTCGGCCAGCGCAGGCAGCAGTTCCTTGGCGGGTCGGGAGTCCGGGGCGCCGGCGAGCGCGAGCCCGGCGAGCAACCCGCCGAACACCGGGCCCGGAACCAGCCCGGCCGCGACCTCCTCGAGCCCCGCGACCAGGTCGATCACCGACCCACCGGCGCCACCCAGCTCCTCGGGCACCGCGACCCCGAACAGACCCAGCTCAGCGAGTTCGTCCAGCAGGTCGGGATCGGTGTCCCGCGCGCGCACCGCCGAGCAGGGCTGTCGCGTGGACACCCACGCCCTGATCGACTCGGCCAGCGCGCGCTGCTCCTTGGTGATCGCGATCGGCACGAGCCCTCCAACCGGGGAAGAACGGACACGACAGACTCGGCCATAGTAGAACTTGTTTCAGTTTCGTGTCGAATGAGCCAGCGGTTGAACAAGCCTTCATATTGGGTACGCTACGCGTACAAAATGAAACAGGTTCGCTCATCAGGGGGAACAGACCGATGGCAGGCAAGCCCAAGGCGTCCGGGCAGACCAAGTCCCGTGGCGGCCTGAGCACGATCGGCGGCGAGGAACTCGGCTCCGCCGCCCAGCGCGACCGGCGCAAGCGCATCGTCGACGCGACGCTCGCGCTCGCCGCGAAGGGCGGCTACGACGCCGTGCAGATGCGCGCCGTCGCCGACAAGGCCGATGTCGCGCTGGGCACGTTGTACCGCTACTTCCCTTCCAAGATCCACCTGCTGGTCTCCGGGCTGGCCAGGGAGTTCCAGCGCGCGCAGGACAAGCTCGACCGGGGAACCATCCCGGGCGACACGCCGATCGAGCGGTTGCTGTTCGTCCTCGGCCGCAATACCCGGATGATGCAGCGCGACCCGCACCTCACCGAGGCGATGGTACGAGCGTTCATGTTCGCCGACACCACCGCGGCTGCCGAGGTGGAGCTGGTCGGCAGGACGATGGAGAGCATGTTCGCCAAGGCGATGGGCATCGAGGACCCGACCGAGCACGACCGGGCCGTCTTCCACGTGATCGCCGACGTCTGGATGGCGAACCTGGTCGCCTGGGTCACCCGCCGCGCCTCGGCCGCCGACGTCGCGCACCGCCTCGAGCTGGCCGTCCACCTCCTGCTGGACAAGCAGGAGGTGGTATAGGGGACCGATGAGATCCCGCCTGCTGGCCGTACTCCTCACCCCGCTGCTCGCCGCGATGCCGGCCGTCGCGGTCGCGGACACGCCTACCGTCGATCACCCACCGTGGTCCGGCCGGTTGCTGTCGTCCGAACGGCTCGACCTCACCGGTGCCGCCCTTCCGGACGGCACCGGCGGGTACCGGATGCGGTACCTGTCCACGACCCCACGCGGCGGCTACGCGGTGGTCAGCGGTTTCACCCTGCTACCGCCCGGTTCGGCACCGGCCGGCGGGTGGCCGGTCATCGCGTGGGACCACGGCACCACCGGGATCGGGGACCGCTGCGCCCCTTCCCGTAACCCCGGCGCCGCCTACGGTCCCACGCTGGGTGAGTTCCTGCGCGACGGCTACGCGATCGCCGCCACCGACTACCCCGGCCTCGGCACCCCGGGCGTGCACCCGTATCTCGTGTCCGAGTCGGAAGCACTGGCCACTGTGGACTCGGTGCGGGCCGCCCGCCGGCTCGCACCGGAACTGTCCGCGCGGTGGTTCGCCGCTGGACACTCGCAGGGGGGCCAGGCCTCGTTCGCCACGGCCGAGCTGGCCGGCGAGTACGGTGACGGTCTGGATTTCGGCGGTTCGATCGTGTACGCCCCGGCACCGAACATGAC
Proteins encoded in this region:
- a CDS encoding lipase family protein, with amino-acid sequence MRSRLLAVLLTPLLAAMPAVAVADTPTVDHPPWSGRLLSSERLDLTGAALPDGTGGYRMRYLSTTPRGGYAVVSGFTLLPPGSAPAGGWPVIAWDHGTTGIGDRCAPSRNPGAAYGPTLGEFLRDGYAIAATDYPGLGTPGVHPYLVSESEALATVDSVRAARRLAPELSARWFAAGHSQGGQASFATAELAGEYGDGLDFGGSIVYAPAPNMTGAVGERSLDDPVLQAFYSMMLVGLKTQHPRLSYGDYLGRRARRLLPAVHQACFNDLATRFIEAELPAEQFEPKSEAAAERLRDWFAENEIGQERADGPVFVAQGSADPIVTQPGTDMIVAESRKHGSTVEYHVYPGADHGSVLTAASADVFAWLSRH
- a CDS encoding bifunctional MaoC family dehydratase N-terminal/OB-fold nucleic acid binding domain-containing protein — translated: MTGAVEAAAERLAAQGESRPRLGRDPVNPAMVHNWVEAMGDTNPVYTDSDAAGEAGHGEPVAPPAMMQVWTMNGLHGTRAADDPLGAMISVLDEAGFTSVVATNSEQTYHRYLRYGEQVSATGRLESVVGPKRTGLGEGWFVTTRTNWYVGEELVAEMMFRVLKFRPPGAEPPAEEADHTAVLRPVISRDTEFFWEGTRKGELRIQRWGSTLRHPPGPMPPDGDLSAVPDYVVAAGSGTVYSYVVHHHPRVPGKKLPFVVALVELDEGVRMLGELVDADPDEVRIGLPVEVTFLRVDEELTLPGWRIAR
- a CDS encoding acyl-CoA dehydrogenase is translated as MPIAITKEQRALAESIRAWVSTRQPCSAVRARDTDPDLLDELAELGLFGVAVPEELGGAGGSVIDLVAGLEEVAAGLVPGPVFGGLLAGLALAGAPDSRPAKELLPALAEGSAWAAVVYEERAGATVHPDGGFLVSGRLGPVLDARPGVHLLLAAELDGRPEWFLLPPDSPGVRVTEAPGLDVSRQLGFVELDEVRVPPDALLPDLEGSTVGDLALTLAAAEAAGVAGWCVRTATEYAKVREQFGRPIGSFQAVKHLCAEMLCRAELAAALAWDAARAAADPAGQHALAAAVAAASALDAAVDNAKDCIQVLGGIGFTWEHDAHLYLRRAVATRQLFGGSARWRRRAAELVLAGTRRGLEVDLSDHAEDGVTEQARAVAEEIAGLPAQRQRARLVETGYLMPHWPRPYGLDAPAGRQLVIEAELTRAGVRRPDLVIGAWAAPTILRHGTPAQQRRFVGPTLRGEITWCQLFSEPEAGSDLAALRTTAVRAEGGWLLTGQKVWTSLAHTADWAICLARTDRNAPKHKGITYFLVDMRSPGIEARPLREITGEAVFNEVFLHEVFVPDDCVVGEVDGGWRLARTTLASERVALAGGSSVGDGVEALLGAAPPEPGPALLERLGGLVAGGSAGSMLGLRATLRRLDGQQADAESSVRKLAGVRQRQAVAEVALDLLGPDGAVAEGDGSAVQHEFLLSRCLSIAGGTTQVLLNVAGERLLGLPREPGS
- a CDS encoding acyl-CoA dehydrogenase family protein, which encodes MDFTLDENQRAVADLAAEVLGKELDAERALGEQGYDEQLWRALAKAGLLSLALPAELGGDDLGVAELAVLLTELGKAAAPVPALATLALGVLPVNKLGAPRQRADLLPGAAAGEELLTAALHEPSAPLTEHPATTASSSGGRWVLSGTKIAVPFASAATRILVPATMPGGTGVFLVSPAAEGVVLVPATGNGYTVRLDGAAVEDADLLGSERKGEALAVLHRYALAGAVAFGDGVLAGALRLTTDHVGAREQFGRPLATFQAVAQQVADVYVAARTVHLAATSAVWRLGTGLDPEPDLGIAAYWLAEEAPRALAACHHLHGGLGLDVTYPLHRYYALAKDLATQVGGARGRLDRLGELVAG
- a CDS encoding acyl-CoA dehydrogenase family protein, which produces MYLELTAAQRELRAELRAYFAGLISDAERARMRRERHGPVFREIVRRMGRDGWLGVGWPTEYGGLGLGEIEQHIFADEAARADVQLPAVTLQTVGPTLQAFGTPEQKARFLPKILAGEVHFAIGYSEPEAGTDLAALRTSAVREGEEYVVNGQKIFTTGAHDVDYIWLAVRTDPQAPKHRGISILIVDTRDPGYSWTPIITCDGAHHVNATYYSDVRVPADMLVGTENKGWKLITTQLNHERVMLGPAGRIGGLYDRVRAWAAARTDPDGSRLLDRPDVRAALAEAFAVTRINELLNWQVAAASTTGGVAVADASATKVFGSERIQHVGRLLEEVVARHGDPADPETAELADWLDVQARRNLVLTFGGGVNEIQRELIASSGLGLPRVPR
- the kstR gene encoding cholesterol catabolism transcriptional regulator KstR, with translation MAGKPKASGQTKSRGGLSTIGGEELGSAAQRDRRKRIVDATLALAAKGGYDAVQMRAVADKADVALGTLYRYFPSKIHLLVSGLAREFQRAQDKLDRGTIPGDTPIERLLFVLGRNTRMMQRDPHLTEAMVRAFMFADTTAAAEVELVGRTMESMFAKAMGIEDPTEHDRAVFHVIADVWMANLVAWVTRRASAADVAHRLELAVHLLLDKQEVV
- a CDS encoding alpha/beta hydrolase is translated as MRQTFLARRALDLAITANALRPVRGARAAVPAFLAGMVATELAPQLLALNLADTATHVARHGIRGRADRAGLALAAASAGGLGAAILSAQRARSEVETALAEALGPGYADRLGPPPSPAGIRRDRDIAYAPGGKRFLLDVYRPRVPDDRPRPVLLQVHGGAWMYGSKDLQGLPLMVHLARRGWVCVAINYPLAPAARWPAHIVAAKRAVAWIREHIAGYGGDPGRLAVTGGSAGGHLAALLALTAGDSRFQPGFAEVDTSVQACVPHYGVYDFAASSGSRASAFRLRSVLARRVVGKDPDEFRAEYLAGSPLDRVTAAAPPFLVLHGEHDSLVPVREAREFARRLREVSANPVGYAELSGAQHAFDLLPSIRGAHVIRGVARFLEATVRPLTTPAREEGRAVAPRPR